Genomic DNA from Haloarcula marina:
ACAGGCCCTTGAGAAGAAGAAACAGAAGATGACCCAGATAGAGGAACTGGACAGCCAGATTCAGCAACTCCAGTCCCAGCAGGACCAACTCGTCGAGCAGAAAGACGAACTCCAGCGCCAGATAGAGCAGTTCCGCACGAAGAAAGAGACGATGAAGGCCCGCTACGAGGCCGCCGAGGCCTCCAAGCGGGTCAACGAGGCCATGACCGGCGCGGGCGACGAGATGGAGGACGTGAACCGCGCCATCGAGCGCGCAGAGGAGCGTACCGAGGACATGGAGGCCCGCGCCCAGGCGATGGACGAACTCCGCGACGACGGCGTGCTGGACGACCAACTCTCGGAGAAGAGTTCGCTGGAGCGCGAACTCGACGACATCCAGCAACAGGGGGCCGTCGACGCCGAACTCGACACGCTGAAACGGGAGATGGGGAAGGCCGACGAGAGCGACGAGGGCGACGCGGATGCCGAACCGAGCGAGGAAGAAGCCGAACTGGAGGCGGAACTCGCCGACGACACCGTCGAATCCGTCGAGGTCGACGAGAGCGAAGTCGAGGCGGAACTCGAAGAACTGAAAGACGACGAGCAGGCCTGATTACAGCGGCCAGACGACTGCGACGCCGACCGTCGTCACCGCACACAGCAGGAGTTGTAACGGCCCGCCGACGCGGGCGTAGTCTGTGAACCGATAGCCGCCCGGCCCGTACACCATCAGGTTCGTCTGGTAGCCGACGGGCGTGAGGAAGGCGGTGGCGACGGCGAACGTGACGACGAACAGGAACGGTGCGCCGGAGAGGCCCACGTCCTGCGCCGTGGCGACGGCGATGGGTGCGAGCAGAACCACCGTCGCGACAGGGGTGATGACGCTAGCGATTACGGCTGTCAGGAGGTAGAACAGCGCCAGCAACGCGAGCGGCGGGAGGACGGTACCCGCACCGGCGAGGAGGCCGCCGACGAACGTCGCGCCGCCGGTCGCCTGCATCGCCGCACCGAGGGGGAGGAGGCCAGCCAGCAGGAAGACGACGTTCCAACTCACGGCGTCGTAGGCCCGCGAGGCGCTCAGCGACCCGGTGGCGACCATCGCCACGACGCCGCCCAGCGCGGCGATGTAGATGGGGACGACACCGAGGGCCGCAAGCGCGATGACGGCGACAAGGATACCGACGGGAACCAGTGCCCGCGGGCCGAGCGTCGGCGGCGCGGCCTCGTCGTGGATGACGTCGAACAGTTCGGGCGGCCCCTCGGTGAGGACGAGATACCCCTCCTCGTCCAAGTGGAGGATCTCGTCGACCGGCGTCTGGACCAACAGCGTGTCACCCGCGGCGAGTTCGACCCCCGCGAACCCCTCGCGGATGACGGTGTCGCCCCGGCGAATCGCCAGCACGGTCACGTCGAACCGCGAGCGGAGGCCAACGTCGCCGAGCGTCCGCCCGAGCAGTCGGGACTCGCCGTCGACGACGGCTTCGGCGAGGATACCGGCGTGGCCGCTCTCGGCCAGTAGTTCCTCGGTCACCGACTCGCGGGGGAGTTGCCGGAGTTCGTACCGCTCGGCGAACTGGTTGACCGCCTGCTTGCTCCCCCGGACCGTCAGTACGTCGTCGGCTTCAATCGGCCAGTCGGTCGCCGTCGCGAAGAACGATTCGCCGTCGCGGT
This window encodes:
- a CDS encoding PspA/IM30 family protein, whose protein sequence is MGILSRASYIIRSKVNAVLNRSEDPAETLDYSYEQLRNELQDVKQGIADLTTQKKRLEIQKRRLEENVEKHNDQARQAVKQDREDLARQALEKKKQKMTQIEELDSQIQQLQSQQDQLVEQKDELQRQIEQFRTKKETMKARYEAAEASKRVNEAMTGAGDEMEDVNRAIERAEERTEDMEARAQAMDELRDDGVLDDQLSEKSSLERELDDIQQQGAVDAELDTLKREMGKADESDEGDADAEPSEEEAELEAELADDTVESVEVDESEVEAELEELKDDEQA
- a CDS encoding SLC13 family permease is translated as MAPLSAGALVVFALIAAALTLFVTEWLSPDMTAIAVLVSLAVLEPYTGVPAREAIEGFASPAVVTIVAMYILSAGVEQAGLVDWLAARLATLTRGDENRLLAAIVGTTSVSAGFVNNTPIVAVFIPLVTSLAERYRISPSRLLLPLSFAAMLGGTLTLIGTTTNLLASDISRDLLGEPFSMFTLTPVGVVVLLVGVAYLLTVGQSLVPERIHPAADFTEEFDMDRHLAQLTVRESSPLVGLTVAEALDGGELEALVDETDGVAATADEEAPSDAVDPIDVDVLQIDRDGESFFATATDWPIEADDVLTVRGSKQAVNQFAERYELRQLPRESVTEELLAESGHAGILAEAVVDGESRLLGRTLGDVGLRSRFDVTVLAIRRGDTVIREGFAGVELAAGDTLLVQTPVDEILHLDEEGYLVLTEGPPELFDVIHDEAAPPTLGPRALVPVGILVAVIALAALGVVPIYIAALGGVVAMVATGSLSASRAYDAVSWNVVFLLAGLLPLGAAMQATGGATFVGGLLAGAGTVLPPLALLALFYLLTAVIASVITPVATVVLLAPIAVATAQDVGLSGAPFLFVVTFAVATAFLTPVGYQTNLMVYGPGGYRFTDYARVGGPLQLLLCAVTTVGVAVVWPL